In Colwellia sp. PAMC 20917, a single genomic region encodes these proteins:
- a CDS encoding P-II family nitrogen regulator, translating into MKMVNAIIKPFKLDDVREAISEIGVEGLTVSEVKGFGRQKGHTELYRGAEYQVDFLPKVKLEIAVNDDVVERLVKAITESAHTGKIGDGKIFVYDLQQAVRIRTGEQDVEAI; encoded by the coding sequence ATGAAAATGGTTAACGCAATAATAAAACCTTTCAAACTGGATGATGTCAGAGAAGCAATTTCTGAAATAGGTGTTGAAGGACTAACTGTCAGTGAAGTAAAAGGTTTTGGACGACAAAAAGGTCATACCGAACTGTATCGTGGCGCTGAGTATCAAGTGGACTTTTTACCGAAAGTGAAACTTGAAATTGCTGTCAATGATGATGTTGTTGAACGCTTAGTCAAAGCAATTACCGAGTCGGCGCACACAGGTAAAATTGGCGATGGTAAAATATTTGTCTATGACTTACAGCAAGCTGTACGTATTCGTACTGGTGAGCAAGATGTTGAAGCTATTTAA
- the folA gene encoding type 3 dihydrofolate reductase, whose translation MTLLSMIVAHADNRIIGKDNNMPWHLPADLAYFKKTTLGKPIIMGRKTYESIGRPLPGRQNIVISRDQNYHADGVDSATSVEQALLLAGEVDEVMVIGGGAIYSHCLPLANRLYITHIKADIDGDTQFPEYNTVEDWQLTSSVKLSADDKNSFDVDFCVYQRK comes from the coding sequence ATGACCCTACTTTCGATGATTGTCGCCCACGCTGATAACCGTATTATTGGCAAAGATAATAATATGCCGTGGCACTTACCCGCTGATTTAGCCTATTTTAAAAAAACGACGTTAGGTAAGCCAATTATTATGGGGCGAAAAACCTATGAATCTATTGGTCGTCCTTTACCCGGTAGACAAAATATTGTTATTTCACGTGACCAAAACTACCACGCTGATGGGGTAGACAGTGCTACGTCAGTCGAACAAGCTTTGCTACTAGCGGGTGAAGTAGACGAAGTGATGGTCATTGGTGGTGGTGCTATTTACAGCCATTGTTTGCCCCTGGCTAACCGTCTTTACATTACTCATATCAAAGCCGATATCGATGGCGACACTCAGTTTCCTGAATACAATACGGTGGAAGATTGGCAACTAACCAGTAGTGTTAAACTCAGTGCCGATGACAAAAATAGTTTTGATGTGGATTTTTGTGTTTATCAACGAAAATAA
- the cgtA gene encoding Obg family GTPase CgtA, protein MKFVDEVEIRVEAGDGGNGCVSFRKEKYIEYGGPNGGDGGDGGDVYLMADESLNTLIDYRFERFHRAKRGQNGQSRDCTGKGSEDLILKVPVGTRAMDVDTGEQLGDLTRNEQKMLVAKGGWHGLGNTRFKSSTNRAPRQKTDGTPGEIRSLKLELLLLADVGLLGLPNAGKSTLIRSVSAARPKVADYPFTTLAPNLGVVRLDTQRSFVIADIPGLIEGAAEGAGLGTQFLKHLERCRILLHLVDVMPADGSDPLENAKTIISELERHSAKLFAKPRWLVFNKLDLMLEDEAKALTDSIVAGLNWTGEVRSVSAINKFGTADLTQGVMTFIEGLPPEIEETPEDKTVEFKWDTYHEEAVSGVEDELGDEDWDEDEYDVEVEYRK, encoded by the coding sequence ATGAAATTCGTTGATGAAGTTGAAATTAGAGTTGAGGCCGGAGACGGCGGCAACGGTTGTGTAAGTTTTCGAAAAGAAAAGTACATTGAATACGGCGGACCTAATGGTGGTGACGGCGGTGACGGCGGTGACGTTTATTTAATGGCTGACGAAAGCCTGAATACCTTAATTGATTACCGCTTCGAGCGTTTTCATCGTGCTAAGCGCGGTCAAAATGGTCAAAGTCGTGATTGTACGGGTAAAGGTTCAGAAGATTTAATTTTGAAAGTACCTGTTGGTACACGTGCTATGGATGTAGACACCGGTGAACAATTAGGTGACTTAACCCGCAATGAACAGAAAATGTTAGTGGCTAAAGGCGGCTGGCATGGTTTAGGCAATACGCGTTTTAAAAGTAGTACTAACCGCGCTCCTCGCCAAAAAACCGATGGTACACCGGGCGAAATACGTAGTCTTAAACTTGAGCTATTGTTACTCGCTGATGTAGGTTTGTTAGGTTTACCTAATGCAGGTAAGTCTACTTTGATACGCAGTGTTTCAGCGGCTCGACCTAAAGTTGCAGATTATCCCTTTACTACGTTGGCGCCAAACTTAGGTGTCGTTCGCCTAGATACGCAACGTAGTTTCGTTATTGCTGATATTCCTGGTTTGATTGAAGGCGCAGCAGAAGGCGCAGGCTTAGGTACACAGTTCCTTAAGCATCTAGAGCGTTGTCGAATTTTATTACATCTTGTTGATGTAATGCCTGCCGATGGTTCTGATCCTCTTGAAAACGCTAAAACTATTATCAGTGAATTAGAGCGCCATTCAGCAAAACTTTTTGCTAAACCGCGCTGGTTAGTGTTTAACAAGCTTGATTTAATGTTAGAAGATGAAGCGAAAGCGCTAACAGATAGTATTGTTGCTGGCTTAAATTGGACTGGCGAAGTACGAAGTGTCTCTGCTATCAATAAATTTGGTACCGCTGACCTAACGCAAGGCGTAATGACTTTTATCGAAGGGCTTCCTCCAGAAATCGAAGAAACACCTGAAGATAAAACGGTTGAGTTCAAGTGGGATACTTACCACGAAGAAGCGGTATCCGGCGTTGAAGACGAATTAGGTGACGAAGACTGGGATGAAGATGAATACGATGTAGAAGTTGAATATCGTAAGTAA
- the ispB gene encoding octaprenyl diphosphate synthase codes for MDIKHIQALAQQDMTAVNNVIYAQINSDVALINQLGVYIVNAGGKRMRPMLTVLAARAFGYQGNDHISIAAIIEFIHTATLLHDDVVDESNMRRGRETANALFGNSASVLVGDFLYTRSFQMMTKLGNMRIMDILSDTTNIVAEGEVLQLMNCNDPNTTEESYFQVIYCKTAKLFEAATRLAAVIAGQDEKTEKAMQEYGKYLGTAFQLVDDIMDYTADAKAMGKNIGDDLAEGKPTLPLLYAMKHGNAQQKQLISDAIEHCNGMEHLDEILAAMEQTGSLVYTQKQAEQEADKAIDALKILPESEHKQALISLAHIAANRSV; via the coding sequence ATGGATATCAAACACATACAAGCCCTCGCTCAACAAGATATGACAGCGGTAAATAATGTTATTTATGCGCAAATAAATTCTGACGTTGCGTTAATTAATCAGCTTGGCGTTTATATTGTCAATGCCGGTGGAAAACGCATGCGTCCCATGTTAACGGTTCTCGCCGCACGTGCTTTTGGTTATCAAGGTAATGATCATATCTCTATTGCCGCCATTATTGAGTTTATTCACACCGCGACCTTATTACATGATGATGTTGTTGATGAATCAAACATGCGTCGTGGTCGAGAAACCGCTAATGCACTATTTGGTAATAGCGCCAGCGTACTCGTTGGTGACTTTCTTTATACTCGCTCTTTTCAGATGATGACCAAGTTAGGCAATATGAGAATAATGGATATATTGTCTGATACCACTAATATTGTTGCCGAAGGTGAAGTCTTGCAGTTAATGAACTGTAATGACCCTAACACCACCGAAGAAAGTTATTTTCAGGTTATTTACTGCAAAACAGCGAAACTGTTTGAAGCCGCAACCCGTTTAGCAGCAGTTATTGCCGGGCAAGATGAAAAAACTGAAAAAGCGATGCAAGAATACGGTAAATACTTAGGCACTGCTTTTCAATTGGTTGACGATATTATGGACTACACCGCCGATGCCAAAGCGATGGGAAAAAATATTGGTGATGATTTAGCTGAAGGCAAGCCTACTTTACCATTACTTTATGCCATGAAGCACGGTAATGCGCAGCAAAAGCAGCTAATAAGCGACGCTATTGAACATTGCAATGGTATGGAGCATTTAGACGAGATACTCGCTGCAATGGAGCAAACAGGCTCTCTCGTCTACACACAAAAGCAAGCCGAGCAAGAAGCGGATAAAGCCATTGATGCGTTAAAAATACTGCCCGAGTCTGAACATAAGCAAGCGCTGATATCTCTGGCCCATATTGCTGCAAATAGAAGCGTATAA
- a CDS encoding Dyp-type peroxidase has translation MAREQFGICAEPSLHGYYLMFNVLDDKNAHVRHALSRLPALFDHYADRFSESNLAGVIAIGANYWDELYPQGRPKNLKPFSALECDDRAAPADSYDLYIEIRSDRADVNHIVSTKVCSLLANSVELAEQVRAFRFLDGRDLTGFVDGTENPQGSHRRKVALIANEESEEFAAGSYLHIQRYRHNLNLWDNLKVKDQEDIFGRTKLDNEEYSNENKPATAHTKRVNLKDEDGNAIEIVRQSMPYGDMKLQGLFFVSYCRSPEPFEMMLKAMIQSDAHGHFDHLLKYTQAETGASFFAPSLNFLAKLAL, from the coding sequence ATGGCAAGAGAACAATTCGGTATTTGCGCAGAACCTAGTTTGCACGGTTATTATCTGATGTTTAATGTTTTAGATGATAAAAATGCTCATGTTCGTCACGCACTATCTCGATTACCTGCCTTATTCGATCATTACGCTGATCGTTTTTCAGAATCCAATTTAGCTGGTGTTATTGCCATTGGTGCTAACTATTGGGATGAGCTGTATCCACAGGGAAGACCTAAAAATTTAAAGCCTTTTTCCGCGCTTGAATGTGATGATCGCGCAGCTCCGGCTGATAGTTATGATCTTTATATCGAAATAAGAAGCGACCGTGCAGACGTTAACCATATTGTTAGTACCAAGGTTTGTTCTTTATTAGCCAACAGCGTTGAACTGGCTGAGCAAGTGCGTGCCTTTAGGTTTCTTGATGGTCGTGACTTAACGGGCTTTGTCGACGGCACAGAAAACCCACAAGGTTCACACCGCCGCAAAGTTGCGCTAATTGCTAATGAAGAGAGTGAAGAATTTGCGGCGGGCAGTTATTTACATATTCAACGTTATCGCCATAATTTGAACTTATGGGATAACTTAAAGGTTAAAGACCAAGAAGATATTTTTGGACGAACAAAACTGGACAATGAAGAATATTCCAATGAAAATAAACCAGCGACCGCGCATACTAAGCGAGTAAACCTTAAAGACGAAGACGGTAACGCTATCGAAATAGTACGACAAAGTATGCCGTATGGTGATATGAAATTACAGGGCTTGTTTTTTGTTTCTTATTGCCGCTCGCCTGAGCCATTTGAGATGATGTTAAAAGCCATGATTCAAAGTGATGCTCATGGTCATTTTGACCACCTACTTAAATATACCCAAGCAGAAACTGGCGCATCTTTTTTTGCACCAAGTTTGAATTTTTTAGCTAAGTTGGCACTTTAA
- a CDS encoding ammonium transporter → MEQNIFQLQYAMDTFYFLICGALVMWMAAGFSMLEAGLVRAKNTTEILTKNVALYAIACMMYLACGYEIMYGGGFFLSGIETVDADAVLKEFSGREDGFNGGAIYSKASDFFFQVVFVATAMSIVSGAVAERMKLWAFLIFTVVLTAVIYPLEGSWTWGGNAVFGLYTLGDLGFSDFAGSGIVHMAGASAALAGVLLLGARKGKYGADGRINAIPGANLPMATLGTFILWMGWFGFNGGSVLKLADINSSHSVAMVFLNTNAAAAGGAIAALIFAKLLFKKADLTMTLNGALAGLVAITAEPSTPTALQATLFGMVAGIIVVLSVVGLDKLKIDDPVGAISVHGVVGLFGLLLVPLTNPASSFSGQLIGAATIFVWVFSASFVVWYVLKKVMGIRVTEEEEYQGMDKSDCGMEAYPEFT, encoded by the coding sequence ATGGAACAAAATATTTTTCAATTACAATATGCAATGGACACTTTCTATTTCTTGATATGTGGTGCTCTTGTTATGTGGATGGCCGCGGGTTTCTCTATGTTAGAAGCCGGTTTAGTGCGTGCAAAAAATACTACAGAAATTTTGACTAAAAACGTTGCGCTTTATGCTATTGCTTGCATGATGTATTTGGCCTGCGGTTACGAAATTATGTACGGTGGTGGTTTCTTCTTATCTGGCATCGAAACAGTCGATGCTGATGCGGTATTAAAAGAATTCTCTGGCCGTGAAGATGGTTTTAATGGCGGAGCTATATACTCCAAAGCGTCTGACTTCTTCTTTCAAGTGGTCTTTGTTGCAACAGCGATGTCGATTGTTTCTGGTGCCGTCGCTGAACGCATGAAATTATGGGCATTCCTTATTTTTACCGTTGTGTTAACTGCCGTTATTTATCCACTTGAAGGTAGCTGGACTTGGGGCGGTAATGCTGTCTTTGGCTTGTACACCTTAGGTGACTTAGGCTTTTCTGATTTTGCTGGCTCGGGTATTGTCCACATGGCAGGTGCATCAGCAGCATTAGCGGGTGTCTTGTTACTTGGCGCACGTAAGGGTAAATATGGAGCAGATGGTCGTATTAATGCCATTCCAGGTGCTAACTTACCTATGGCGACATTAGGCACGTTTATTTTATGGATGGGTTGGTTTGGCTTTAACGGTGGTTCAGTTTTAAAGCTTGCCGATATCAACAGTTCACATTCAGTTGCTATGGTCTTTTTAAATACCAATGCAGCGGCTGCTGGTGGCGCTATCGCCGCGTTAATTTTTGCTAAATTACTATTTAAAAAAGCAGATTTAACCATGACATTAAACGGAGCATTAGCGGGATTAGTCGCTATTACTGCTGAGCCTTCAACACCGACGGCATTGCAAGCAACCTTGTTTGGTATGGTCGCTGGTATCATCGTTGTCTTGTCAGTGGTTGGTTTAGATAAACTGAAAATAGATGATCCAGTAGGTGCTATCTCAGTACATGGTGTCGTTGGTTTATTTGGTTTACTGCTTGTTCCTCTTACTAACCCTGCTTCAAGCTTTAGTGGACAATTAATCGGTGCAGCAACTATCTTTGTCTGGGTATTTAGTGCAAGTTTTGTGGTCTGGTATGTACTTAAGAAAGTTATGGGTATTCGTGTAACTGAAGAAGAAGAGTATCAAGGTATGGATAAATCAGATTGTGGTATGGAAGCTTACCCTGAGTTTACTTAA
- the rplU gene encoding 50S ribosomal protein L21 produces MYAVFQSGGKQHRVTEGQTVRLEKLELEIGATVEFDNVLMIADGEAVNVGAPYIAGGKVVAEIVNQGRADKVKIVKFKRRKHSRKEAGHRQWFTEVKITGING; encoded by the coding sequence ATGTACGCTGTATTCCAAAGTGGCGGTAAACAACACCGTGTAACTGAAGGACAAACAGTTCGCCTTGAAAAGCTTGAGCTTGAAATTGGTGCAACAGTAGAATTCGATAACGTTTTAATGATCGCTGACGGCGAAGCCGTTAATGTAGGCGCGCCTTACATTGCTGGTGGTAAAGTAGTAGCTGAGATTGTAAATCAAGGCCGTGCTGATAAAGTTAAAATTGTTAAATTTAAACGTCGTAAGCATTCACGTAAAGAAGCGGGCCATCGTCAATGGTTCACTGAAGTGAAAATTACTGGCATTAACGGCTAA
- the mdh gene encoding malate dehydrogenase, whose amino-acid sequence MKVAVLGAAGGIGQALSLLLKTQLPAGSELSLYDVAPVVPGVAVDLSHIPTAVKVEGFGADALGDALTGADIVLIPAGMPRKPGMDRADLFAVNAGIIKTLAEGIVANCPKALVGIITNPVNGTVPIVAEVFKKAGTYDAARVFGITTLDVIRSEAFVAELKGLNVAEVKVPVIGGHSGTTILPLLSQVEGVTFTDEEIAALTPRIQNAGTEVVNAKAGGGSATLSMGAAAARFCMSLVKGLQGEDVVDYAYVEGAGEDAQFFAQPVRLGVNGVSEILSYGKLSAFEEKAKVDMLDTLKADITEGINFIKG is encoded by the coding sequence ATGAAAGTTGCTGTTTTAGGCGCTGCTGGCGGAATCGGCCAAGCGTTATCATTATTATTAAAAACCCAATTACCAGCGGGTTCTGAGCTATCTTTGTATGACGTAGCACCAGTTGTTCCAGGTGTTGCTGTTGATTTATCACACATACCTACAGCTGTTAAAGTTGAAGGTTTTGGTGCTGACGCATTAGGCGACGCATTAACAGGTGCTGATATTGTTTTAATTCCAGCAGGCATGCCACGTAAGCCAGGTATGGATCGTGCTGATTTGTTCGCTGTTAATGCGGGCATTATTAAAACTTTAGCAGAAGGCATTGTTGCTAACTGTCCTAAAGCGTTAGTTGGTATTATTACTAACCCAGTTAACGGCACGGTTCCTATCGTTGCTGAAGTCTTCAAAAAAGCAGGTACTTATGACGCGGCTCGTGTCTTTGGTATTACTACGCTAGATGTTATTCGTAGTGAAGCGTTCGTTGCTGAATTAAAAGGCTTAAACGTTGCTGAAGTTAAAGTTCCAGTAATTGGTGGCCACTCAGGTACCACTATTTTACCACTTCTTTCACAAGTTGAAGGTGTTACTTTTACTGATGAAGAAATTGCTGCTTTAACACCTCGCATTCAAAACGCAGGTACTGAAGTTGTTAACGCTAAAGCCGGTGGTGGTTCTGCTACTTTATCTATGGGCGCTGCTGCAGCTCGTTTTTGTATGTCTTTAGTTAAAGGTTTACAAGGCGAAGACGTGGTTGATTACGCTTACGTTGAAGGCGCAGGTGAAGATGCACAATTTTTCGCACAACCGGTACGTTTAGGCGTAAATGGCGTTAGCGAAATTTTATCTTACGGTAAACTAAGTGCTTTTGAAGAAAAAGCGAAAGTTGATATGTTAGACACATTAAAAGCTGACATTACTGAAGGCATTAACTTCATCAAAGGTTAA
- the argR gene encoding transcriptional regulator ArgR — translation MTVSQKQEALTQAFKDLLKQEQFGSQGDIVDALKKQGFDNISQSKVSRMLSKYGAVRTRNARQEMVYCLPAELGVPTAKSPLRQLVIDIEYNEVMIIVRTSPGAAQLIARLLDSLSKSDGVLGTIAGDDTIFIAPTHVGQIKETIAKLELLFSRNLN, via the coding sequence ATGACAGTTTCACAAAAACAAGAAGCATTAACACAAGCTTTTAAAGATTTATTAAAGCAAGAGCAGTTTGGTTCTCAAGGCGATATAGTTGATGCGTTGAAGAAACAAGGTTTTGATAATATCAGCCAGTCAAAGGTTTCACGTATGCTCAGTAAATATGGCGCAGTTCGCACCCGTAACGCTCGCCAAGAAATGGTTTATTGTTTACCGGCTGAACTAGGCGTTCCAACAGCAAAAAGCCCTTTACGCCAACTAGTGATAGATATTGAATACAATGAAGTCATGATTATTGTTAGAACAAGCCCAGGCGCTGCCCAGTTAATCGCTCGCTTACTTGATAGTTTAAGTAAAAGCGATGGAGTACTGGGTACGATTGCTGGTGATGATACTATTTTTATTGCCCCAACCCATGTTGGACAAATAAAAGAAACCATTGCTAAATTAGAGTTACTGTTTTCAAGAAACTTAAATTAA
- the rpmA gene encoding 50S ribosomal protein L27, with the protein MAHKKAAGSTRNGRDSEAKRLGVKRFGGEAVLAGNIIVRQRGTKFHAGTNMGIGKDHTLFALTDGKVQFDVKGPKNRKFVSIVA; encoded by the coding sequence ATGGCACATAAGAAAGCTGCAGGTAGTACACGAAATGGTCGCGATTCAGAAGCTAAACGCCTTGGTGTTAAGCGTTTTGGTGGCGAAGCTGTATTAGCTGGAAACATTATTGTTCGTCAACGTGGTACTAAATTCCACGCTGGAACAAATATGGGTATTGGTAAAGACCACACATTATTTGCTTTAACTGATGGTAAAGTACAATTTGATGTTAAAGGTCCTAAAAACCGTAAGTTTGTAAGTATTGTTGCTTAG
- a CDS encoding HDOD domain-containing protein — MNAVEYAEQASEIFVLSDSFIRIKELIDNESSTIDDIADVILLDPALSATILKLSNSSFFNYPGKIDTISKAVLILGITEVYNLVIAYFTTDAFRKLKASPEYLDDFWERSVDCALTVKFLGTKLNVPNAERLFILGLLHNLGELVIHQFMPEKVEQCKHINSDELPWTKQLQTLGFSYADITAELLKQWQLPYSLIEPIRYQDEEEFQHSTDETKLLYIAKRIMTLNHQCKSHCQADVISDEKLDALSVQQELLRDASDFCDMERLSILAVLNPSASMLY, encoded by the coding sequence ATGAATGCTGTTGAATACGCCGAACAGGCGAGTGAAATATTTGTATTGTCGGATTCTTTTATCCGCATTAAAGAGTTAATTGATAACGAATCATCAACTATTGATGATATAGCGGATGTCATTTTACTTGATCCCGCCTTGTCAGCGACTATTTTAAAGCTCTCAAACAGCTCTTTTTTTAACTATCCTGGTAAAATAGACACTATTTCTAAAGCGGTTTTAATCTTGGGTATTACCGAAGTTTACAACTTAGTTATTGCTTATTTTACCACTGATGCCTTTAGAAAACTAAAAGCCAGTCCCGAATATTTAGATGACTTTTGGGAGCGTAGTGTTGACTGTGCATTAACGGTTAAATTTTTAGGCACTAAACTAAACGTACCTAATGCGGAACGATTATTTATTTTAGGTTTGCTGCATAATTTAGGCGAATTAGTCATACATCAATTTATGCCTGAAAAAGTAGAACAATGTAAGCATATTAATTCAGATGAATTGCCTTGGACTAAACAACTACAAACACTGGGTTTTTCCTACGCTGACATTACCGCTGAATTATTAAAACAATGGCAACTTCCTTACAGCTTGATTGAACCTATACGTTATCAAGATGAAGAGGAGTTTCAACATAGTACCGACGAAACTAAGTTACTTTATATTGCTAAACGAATAATGACACTGAACCACCAATGCAAAAGTCATTGCCAAGCCGATGTCATTAGTGATGAAAAACTCGATGCGTTATCAGTGCAACAAGAGCTGTTGCGTGATGCCAGCGACTTCTGTGATATGGAACGTTTAAGTATTCTTGCTGTACTTAATCCAAGTGCCTCTATGCTTTATTAA
- a CDS encoding CHASE domain-containing protein codes for MIASFKIYSKSFFLSLLILISCLTITYIAFYSTQAATEKNVQIYFDFRVREAIKRIENRVAFYKESLRGIGGLFKASASVSRDQFKRYTSSLNLEEHFPGIQGVGFSILIPSVSKNNHIDTIRREGFPDYSIYPEGKREVYSSIIYLEPFSGRNLWAFGYDMFSEEVRNRAMQNAIDNDKISLSGKVRLVQESETNEQAGFLMYLPIYERDKPQTLITERRENIVGWVYSVFRMNDFMKGVHGEYANDLDIDIFDGDAISYQTLMFDSNKSLSLGEPLDSEGYKIYPITVVDHAWTVRIRPLPTFHSRIDTDRPIMVALIGSAASLALTLIVWLLLTGRSRALHDSLHDSLTGLPNRKLFIERLQQALLIKSREKRSLAILFIDLDKFKPVNDSFGHIVGDLTLSAVAQRIKGCLRKSDTVARIGGDEFIVLLPTIRTEQDASEVSKKICHALSMPFEVAKQSLSISSSIGVAIHPEHGSDETTLIKNADTAMYYAKTSGRNNVKIYKPSMNIR; via the coding sequence TTGATTGCAAGCTTTAAAATATATTCAAAATCATTTTTTTTATCATTGCTTATATTAATCAGCTGCTTAACAATTACCTATATAGCATTCTATTCTACTCAGGCTGCTACAGAGAAAAATGTTCAAATATATTTCGATTTCCGAGTGAGAGAAGCGATTAAGCGTATTGAAAATCGAGTAGCGTTTTATAAAGAATCACTACGCGGAATCGGGGGCTTATTCAAGGCATCAGCAAGTGTCTCACGTGATCAATTCAAACGTTACACTTCTTCACTTAATCTGGAGGAACATTTTCCGGGAATACAGGGAGTTGGCTTTTCTATTTTGATCCCATCGGTATCAAAAAATAATCATATAGATACAATCCGCAGAGAAGGGTTCCCAGACTATTCAATCTACCCTGAAGGTAAGCGTGAGGTTTACTCATCAATCATCTATCTTGAACCATTTTCAGGTCGTAATTTGTGGGCGTTTGGATATGATATGTTCTCTGAAGAAGTGCGTAATAGAGCTATGCAAAATGCTATTGATAATGACAAAATCTCACTGTCTGGTAAAGTTAGATTAGTTCAAGAATCTGAAACAAATGAACAGGCTGGGTTTTTAATGTACCTACCTATTTACGAAAGGGATAAGCCTCAAACATTAATTACTGAACGTCGGGAGAACATTGTTGGTTGGGTATATTCTGTTTTTCGAATGAATGATTTTATGAAAGGTGTCCATGGGGAGTATGCTAACGACCTCGATATCGATATTTTTGATGGTGATGCCATATCATACCAAACACTAATGTTCGATTCTAATAAGTCGTTATCATTGGGAGAACCCTTGGATTCTGAAGGATATAAAATTTATCCTATAACTGTAGTCGATCATGCCTGGACAGTTCGAATTCGTCCTTTACCTACATTTCATTCGCGTATCGATACTGACAGACCAATAATGGTTGCACTGATTGGCTCTGCTGCTAGCTTAGCATTAACATTAATTGTTTGGTTGCTGCTGACAGGTCGATCGAGAGCACTACATGACTCTTTGCATGATTCTCTAACGGGTCTTCCAAACAGGAAGCTGTTTATAGAACGCTTACAGCAGGCGCTATTGATCAAATCACGCGAAAAAAGAAGTCTGGCTATATTGTTCATTGACTTGGATAAATTCAAACCCGTTAACGATTCGTTCGGACATATTGTAGGTGATCTAACATTGAGCGCGGTAGCTCAACGCATTAAAGGCTGTCTACGTAAGTCAGACACTGTAGCGCGTATCGGTGGAGATGAGTTTATTGTGTTGTTACCCACAATAAGAACAGAGCAAGATGCATCTGAAGTTTCAAAAAAGATTTGTCATGCGCTCAGTATGCCATTTGAGGTTGCCAAACAAAGCTTGAGTATATCTTCGAGCATAGGGGTTGCTATTCACCCTGAGCATGGCAGTGATGAAACCACGCTTATCAAAAATGCTGATACGGCCATGTATTATGCAAAAACTAGCGGTCGTAATAACGTAAAAATTTATAAACCAAGCATGAATATCCGCTAA
- a CDS encoding paraquat-inducible protein A codes for MKTHFGFYLNLLAILLFIPGILLPMFSLSMDVSATIAGPALTSELINKELSLLTTIQELWQNDRILVSVLIFIFSICIPLLKTALVAWSYFKRKTQLERKIISFVGAIGKWSMADVFVVAIFLAVLSTNHAETASQQTLSIMGFKLNLMISSETLSAVGPGFYFFCAYCLLSLVGTQLSQSGLNKSQLND; via the coding sequence ATGAAGACCCATTTTGGCTTTTATCTTAATCTTCTTGCTATTTTGTTATTTATTCCAGGGATATTATTACCGATGTTCTCTTTGAGCATGGATGTTAGCGCCACTATTGCTGGACCTGCGTTGACCTCAGAGTTAATTAACAAAGAGCTTTCCCTGTTAACTACAATTCAAGAGCTGTGGCAAAACGATCGTATATTAGTGTCTGTGCTCATTTTTATTTTCTCTATTTGTATTCCTTTATTGAAAACGGCCTTAGTAGCTTGGTCTTATTTTAAAAGGAAGACTCAATTAGAAAGAAAAATCATTAGCTTTGTTGGTGCAATTGGAAAATGGTCAATGGCTGACGTTTTTGTTGTGGCGATATTCCTAGCTGTTTTGTCGACTAACCATGCAGAAACAGCAAGCCAACAAACGTTAAGTATTATGGGCTTTAAACTCAATTTAATGATCAGCAGTGAAACACTGTCGGCTGTCGGCCCTGGTTTTTATTTCTTTTGTGCTTATTGTTTACTGTCATTAGTTGGTACGCAGCTGAGTCAAAGTGGTCTAAACAAAAGCCAGCTTAACGACTAG